A genomic window from Silene latifolia isolate original U9 population chromosome Y, ASM4854445v1, whole genome shotgun sequence includes:
- the LOC141628241 gene encoding uncharacterized protein LOC141628241: protein MCLKAPSLILSTLIPGPSSPGNKIDVYLQHLIEELIELWDEGIETYDASKDETFTLHAGLLWTISDFPGYGMLSGWGVHGEKACPCYNSQTDSKWLYNSHKFCYMGSRRLLEENHDFRYNKEAFNGSEEHEVAPTTPSGPEVLRQIEDIQDFSGKSTDNLKARRDLEVMGIRKELHPQERGSRYYLPPAPYTMSRVEKHAFCKLLHELKVPNGYAGNITRDLCGKVLHLDEIARLEASIPQIMCHLEMIFPPSFFTIMVHLVVHLATEEKLAGPVRYRWMYFIERYLGKLKSYVFNKARPEGSIAEAHLAFECMIFCSHYIEGFDSKFHIASNFEGCAEILESTSSTHDNSIFVQAGKPLGKPTTSKISAMNKIQAHRYILFNSSEVTEFLKEHTAELKRRSRPRRLSLKEIERIQHETFHDWFREHVIKLEASKGPECLNEELRMLARGPLDVITKYQGYNVNGFSFRAKRYDKCTQNSGVVVVAKTSSYASASDRDRY, encoded by the exons ATGTGTTTAAAAGCGCCATCTCTGATTTTATCCACCTTAATTCCGGGGCCGAGTAGTCCAGGAAATAAAATTGATGTGTATTTGCAACACCTTATTGAAGAGTTAATTGAGTTATGGGATGAGGGCATTGAGACGTATGATGCTTCCAAAGATGAAACTTTTACTTTACATGCTGGATTACTTTGGACAATCAGCGATTTTCCAGGTTATGGCATGCTCTCTGGTTGGGGTGTACATGGTGAGAAAGCGTGTCCTTGTTACAACTCCCAAACTGATTCAAAGTGGCTATATAATAGTCATAAGTTTTGTTATATGGGTAGTCGTCGACTTTTAGAGGAAAACCATGATTTTCGCTATAATAAAGAAGCTTTTAATGGAAGTGAAGAACATGAAGTTGCTCCTACAACGCCTTCTGGACCTGAGGTTCTGCGCCAAATTGAGGATATTCAAGATTTCAGTG GAAAATCTACAGATAACTTAAAAGCTCGTCGTGATTTGGAAGTTATGGGAATAAGAAAGGAACTTCACCCACAAGAAAGGGGATCAAGGTATTATCTACCACCAGCTCCATATACAATGTCCCGTGTCGAAAAGCATGCATTTTGTAAACTACTCCATGAACTTAAAGTTCCTAATGGCTATGCTGGAAACATAACAAG AGACTTATGTGGTAAAGTTTTACATTTAGATGAAATTGCGCGACTAGAAGCTTCTATACCACAAATAATGTGTCATCTGGAGATGATATTTCCTCCTAGCTTTTTTACCATAATGGTCCACTTGGTCGTTCATCTAGCTACGGAAGAAAAGCTTGCTGGTCCAGTTAGATATAGGTGGATGTATTTTATTGAGAGGTATTTGGGCAAACTCAAATCCTATGTTTTTAATAAAGCTCGCCCAGAAGGATCAATTGCCGAGGCTCACTTAGCCTTTGAATGTATGATATTTTGCTCTCATTACATTGAAGGATTTGATTCAAAGTTTCATATAGCTTCAAATTTTGAAGGATGTGCTGAAATTTTGGAATCAACGAGTAGTACTCATGATAATAGTATTTTTGTTCAAGCGGGAAAACCTTTAGGAAAACCCACTACAAGCAAGATATCGGCAATGAACAAAATACAAGCACATCGATATATCCTTTTCAATTCTTCAGAAGTCACTGAATTTCTAAA AGAGCATACAGCAGAACTTAAGCGTCGTAGTCGACCAAGACGTCTTTCTTTGAAAGAAATTGAGCGAATTCAACATGAAACATTCCATGATTGGTTCAGAGAACAT GTTATCAAATTGGAGGCGTCAAAGGGTCCAGAATGTTTGAATGAGGAACTTCGTATGCTAGCTCGTGGACCACTTGATGTTATTACTAAATACCAAGGATATAATGTCAATGGTTTTAGTTTTAGAGCCAAACGTTATGATAAATGTACTCAAAATAGTGGAGTGGTTGTAGTAGCAAAAACGTCAAGCTATGCTAGTGCTAGTGACAGAGACCGATATTAG
- the LOC141628243 gene encoding uncharacterized protein LOC141628243 translates to MKDKYVSHKKAKTKPIHTSGTKSHARIYEDLKKSLQRSPTRTEVYLECHQHKNEANVTDQIKEIAAQQEHLDGNLDDDPVAQVLGKDKYGRVRGLGLGVKPSDLVEASSTLHYSNGLNMSTTEETTSMYLIRQLKDKIETMDNRIERQGNTITKLKRKLRNTEGFTLSDLESSESSSDESSSEGESDHDNS, encoded by the exons ATGAAGGACAAgtat GTTTCACATAAGAAGGCAAAGACAAAGCCTATTCATACCTCTGGCACTAAGAGTCATGCACGCATCTATGAAGATTTG AAAAAGTCACTACAGAGATCCCCAACAAGGACTGAAGTTTATCTAGAATGTCATCAACATAAGAACGAAGCCAATGTTACG GATCAAATTAAGGAAATTGCTGCACAACAAGAGCACTTAGATGGGAACTTAGATGATGACCCTGTTGCACAAGTATTGGGAAAAGATAAATATGGTCGGGTTCGAGGTCTTGGGTTAGGTGTTAAGCCATCAGATCTAGTAGAGGCTTCTTCTACTTTGCATTATTCCAACGGCTTAAATATGTCTACAACCGAGGAGACAACATCCATGTATCTTATTCGTCAACTAAAGGACAAAATAGAAACAATGGATAATCGTATCGAAAGACAAGGAAACACTATTACCAAGCTAAAAAGGAAGTTGAGAAATACCGAGGGTTTTACCTTAAGTGATCTTGAGTCGAGTGAATCTAGCTCTGATGAGTCTAGCTCAGAAGGAGAGTCTGATCACGACAATTCATAG